The Bdellovibrio sp. ZAP7 DNA segment CGTACAACCTGGAGACAAGTTCGCTTTGGTGTGGATAAAGACAAAGAACAAACGAAAGCCTTTTTAAGACTTTACGCTAAAGGGGTTTTGTTTTCGATCCTGACGTTGGGTTTTTACTATTCTTACTTTCAAAATCAAAAAAGAGCTTTCTTGGTAAACCGTATGCGTTTCGGGACTGTCCATTTCTCTTATGATGGCACGGACAAAGATTATTTCGTTCTAAATGCCAAAGGTCTTTTGTTATCCATTATCACTTTGGGTTTCTATGGCCCATGGTACATGGCTAGTGTCATGAGATTTAAAATGGAGCACACACAATTTCAGGGTGCTCGCATGGAATTCACGATGTCTGGTAAAGACATCTTCTTTTGCACTTTGATTGCTTACCTGGGCGCAATTTTTTCTTTCGGTTTGGCAGTGCCTTGGATATTTGCTTGGGGCCTTGGTAAAATCGTTGAAAATATCCATGTTGTTGGAGATGTTGATTTCGCCCAAGTCCATAGTATGAAAAGCGATGGCAGTGCTTTGGCCGATGATATCGTCGCCGAATACGATCTGGATCTAGGTTTCTAATCAATGAGATCTTATCGCGCTAAGTACTTTGACGGAGAAACTCCCTCGTCAGTGGAAGTTTTGGTAAAAATAAACGAAGCCGTTCTGGAAATCTCCAAGGATGGCCGTTTACTTGATACCTGGCCGCTTAAATTGCTTCATCGTGATCCCGTACATATTTCAGTGATCGTTATCCTATGCCAAGGGGAGCCCGATGCTCGCCTGGAAATTTTGGAAAAGGACTTCCTGGAAGAACCACAATTAAAAGTAAAATTTAAAAAAGAACAGCCGCTGCAGTTTAAGAAAAGTCAGGTTGCCCTGTGGTTATCAGCTTTGGTTGTTGCGGTGGGCGTGGTATTTTTAGCTGTAAAACCCGTGACCAAGATGATTGCACGAAATATCAGCCACGCCCGTGAAAAACAGATGCTGGGCGCGATCACTCAATTACGACCACCCACGATGTGTCAACTTTCGGTTTCTCAGGGGATTGCGTTTGAAAAAATGCTTTCTAAAGTTTATCCGCTTCAAGAAGGCGATAAAGACCTGGGAATTGAATTTCATATCATTAAGAATGCCCAAGTAAATGCCTTCGCACTTCCTGGGGCACAGATCTGGATCCTAAGCGGACTGCTAGAAAAAGCCCAAAGCCCGGAAGAGATTGTCGGAGTTTTGGCCCATGAGATCGAACACGTTAAGCAACGCCATATTTTGGAATCTATCGTGCGCAGTACGCTTTTAACGTCGTTGATGGCGATTTCAGTGGGTGATGCTTCGGCCGTGTTGGTGGTGGATCCGCAGACTGCTTCGCAAATCTTTACTTTGAGTTTTGATCGCGAGATGGAAGCAAGCGCTGACAAAGGTGCTTTAAGTCGCCTGCGTCAGTCCAAAGTTTCCACGCAAGGGATCATTGATTTGTTTAAACGCCTTGATGAAACGGGGCCTGCGTCTAAGATTCCAGAATTTATTTCTACTCACCCGGCCGGTAAAGCCCGCATTGAAATGTTTGAGCCTTATTCGATCGCTGCTGACAATAAACCGATTTTAACTTCAGAAGAGTGGAAAGATTTGAAGCGCGCCTGCCATTAAGGTATGTTTAAGGTGCAATGTCAAAAGTTACACTTTCCCCAGCACAAGTGCGCGCGCTTTGGTTGCAGTCTCAAGGATTGCACGAAGCGCATCCCTTTGGCAGCGGACCAAAAGCTGTCGTTAAAGCGATCAAACACTTGGGATATGTGCAGATCGATACCATCCATGTGATCGAACGTTCGCATCATCATATTTTGTATTCGCGAATCCCTGATTATAAAAGATCCAACCTGCACCAAGCACAAACCAAAGATAAAACTGTTTTTGAGTATTGGACTCATGCCTTAGCGTATATTGCGACCGATGATTTTAAGTACTTCATCCCCGACATGAAACGCCGAAAAGAAAATCCTTCAAGCTGGTACAAGGATGTGACGGCAGCTGATGTCAAAAAAGTATTGGCCACCGTCAAAAAGCAGGGTGCGATTTCCATTCGTGACGTGAATGACGAAGAGCTGGTGGAAAAAGATCATCCCTGGGCCAGCAAAAAACCGTCCAAGCGACATTTGCAGTGCGCCTTTAACGGTGGGGATTTAGTTATCGCCGAACGTATCGGCATGCTTAAAAAATATGAGCTGACCGATCGCCATTTTGGCTGGGCAAAACGACCGAAGGCAGCCACTCAGGCTGAAGTGTTTGATTATCATATTGATCGAGCGTTGCAGTCGCAAGGGGTGGTAAGCTTAGAGTCGATCGCATATATGCAAAAGGCAGCATTTAAAAAGGAAGTCTCTAAGCGAATCGAAGCTCGAGTTCGCAAGGGATTGTTATTGCCTTTAGAAATCACGGGGTCTGAAAAAGTTCAGTTCTGGATTGATCCAGCACATTTAGATTCGGAAATTCCCGAAGCGAATGATCTGACACATATTTTATCACCCTTTGATCCATTGGTGATTCAGCGTAAGCGCTTTAATATGTTCTTTGGTTATGATCACAGATTCGAAGCGTACTTGCCGAAGGAAAAACGTAAATATGGCTATTTCACGTTGCCCGTGATTATTGGGGATCAGGCTGTTGCGGTCCTGGATTTAAAAACAGATCGTCAAAATCAGGAATTGCTTATCCAGCAGTGGAGCTGGCTTGGGAAGCATAAGTCAAAAACGAATAAAGCATTGATTGAAGGCGAGCTGAACCGTTTTGAAAAGTTCCAGCTCGCAAAATAGGTTTACAGATCTTCCAGGCGCTTTGACCAGTAATATGGAACGATCTTTTTCATCTTAAAATCTCCGAACTCTTTGGCGCGGACCCATGGGGTGTCTTTAGATTTTTTCACCATCATAAAACCCTTATTCGAAATACCCATGATGTAGCCATTTTCCATTTCTGCAAAGGATGTGATGTTTGGATAGGTCTTTGCTTTACCGTCAACTTTAAGATCCGCATCCCGAGTTGCTGCGAAGTCTTTCGGTTTCGGCATGGAGTAGACTTTTCCATCGCCCATTAGCAATGATAGGGAATTGTCCCAACTTTGATAGCGATCTGAAAAAGCCACGGGTTTAAGTTCATTAAAACGATATGTTAAGAACCCATCGCCATCCATGCATTTTAATTCATTTTTAAATAAGAAACAGTTATCGACATTTGCATAAATGTCTTCGATTTCTTCTCTTTCGGACGGGGACATACCGCTGAAAGCGTTGATTAAAGTTCCCTCGCGAAGGATCCACTCGCGGGTGAAATCATACTTTGTCACAGTTCCGTTTTCAAAAAAGACGGTTGGCAATCCCGCGTGCAGAGTAAGACCGATGGTTTTATCGGTGAATTCTGCAAGACGGTATTCTTGATTTCCCTGATAGAAGGCAAGAATATTGTCCTCATCCAGGAAAATTCCACCTTTTTGCAGTCCCAGAGGAGCTTTATTGAAATTGTTCAAGGCTCCCAGCACGATGTTTGAACGGGATTCTTCTTTGACGGCCTCATTTTTTGTCGTCATATACACTTGAAATTGAAAGCCCAGGGAAATGCCATAGGAACCTTGTTCTTGATAAGTATTGTCACAAGCTCCTTGGGTTGACTCCAGAACTCCGTGAGTGCAGTCCACATGGGCGAAACCATCAATGTGGCGTGCCTCGTGAACTAAAAAGCCAGCAGCTTGATTTGGCGTACTTTTTTTCATCGAAGGGCAAAGATGCATAATCCCTTGGTCAGCTTCAGAAAAGAACACTCTGGCGGCAGTGCTTTCTTCGCAGTCAGAGTCGTTTGACGTCTCGATTTGAATTTTTTTAATACGCTTCTTAAGGAAATTAATCCCACCTTCTTTGCTAATCAAAGTCTGAAAGTTAGAAGGGATTTTGCCATTGGGCATTTTGCGTAGGTAATCGATACCTTGCAATGCCACTTTAAAGATACCCTGATCGCAGACATCCATTTCATTGTAAGTCTTAGTGACTTCGCCAAAGCCATTGATGTCTTCAAATTGGTATTGGGATAAAGCGTATCTTAATAGTTCTGGATTGATGCATTCTTTGCCACTGTCATCAGCCTGAGCCACGCCTGTACAGAAAACAATCAAGGATGAAATGAGAATTCCAAGAACAGTGTTAGATTTTAAAATTCTCATTGTCCATTATCCTTACTGGCCAATTTTTCTTGAATCATCATATTGATAGCGCGAGTGAGCTTTCCTGGTTTTCCGTGACGAATTCCTCCGGCACTGATGGAAGCAAGGAATGTCAGGGTCTTATTCTGTTGCACATCGATAGTTTTTTCTAGGATCGGTAAAACTTCTTTGGAATTGTCCGTCAAGCGATCTAATGATTCCAGGGCTGTGACTCGAAGGGGAGTTTCAGTTTCCTGCGCGCTCGCTTTGAAATTAGTCATCACGATAGTGCCAAGTGCCGGGATCGCCTTGGCGCCAGCTTTAGATAGCAGATAAATACTTGCACGGCGAACAGAGTGATTTTGATTCGTATCGATAACTGCTGAACCTAATTGTTGAATTTCTTCAGAAGTTAAATGATCGGCCTTAGAAGCTTCTGGCGGAAGTGCCACATCGGGCCGAGAAAGCATCATCGCCACATAGTTCACCTGGCGCTCTAGGCGAGGGGAGAACTGAGTGCGAGGCATTGCCGCTGGTTGCGTGGAAGGATTCGAAGCTATAGTCGCTGAAGGAATTTGCGCCATTGGAGATGGCTGAGATTTCATAGCAGAGTTCTGTGATTTCACGACCGTGTCGGCGGCTACGGAGTCATCGGTGATGACAGCAGCATTATGGGAGTGATTAAACCAGTAGATACCAGCAATCAAAGCCACCGCACTCAGCAAATGAAATTTCCCAAATTGAGACACTCGCTACCTCCACGAATACCAAGAGGAAAAGCGAGATTCATACCACAGTCAGGGCACTATTAGTTCACTGTGGTATCAGAAACGATGTCTAGGGTTGTTTGCGGAGACAAGAAATGGCGCCAAGAGCGCCGTTTCAGAATGAGAAAGGCCCAGCCCGTTAAGCTGGGCCTTTTTATTTTAGTACATATCGCGAGATTGACGCCCACTGCGACCGCGAGAACCGCCACGACGATAGCTTTCGTCTTGATATTGATTGCGAGAGCTGTCCATTGAGCGGTAGTCAGGATTTTCGAAATCCATTCCTTCCCAGCTCTGACCCATTCTTTGCGGAGTTTCATCACGTTCATAAGCACGATGTTCTTCATCGTAAGGTCTGCGCATTTCATTTTGACGACCGTATCTGTCGTCATCAGAATTCATATTGTAATTGCGGTTAAATCCGCGACTGCCTTCGTAGTTTTCATCAAAATAGCGTTGGTCACGGTTGCGATTGAAATGTTTGTATTGATTTTGGTTTTGTTGGCCGTATTGGTTTTGATTGCCGTAACGATTTTGACGACCATAATCCTGGCCATATTGTGTTTCACGGCCGTATCTTTCCGGGCGATTTTCACGGGAGTTGCGAGAAGCATTTTCAAAACGATCCTGTCCATAAGCTCCGCGTCCGCTGTAATAGTCAGCGGGATGACGATGTTCTCCATACGCTGAACTATGACGTTCATGCTCATCAGAGTAATAGTCATTTGAACGCGGTCTTGATTCATAGCCATAATCTTGGTAGCCGCCCCGGTCCATGTTGTAGCCTGAACGAGATTGTCTTTGTCTGCGTGAACTCATAATTTTATTCCTCCTGTGTTTGATGAAGACATTCAGACACGGGATCTTGCCGAGCGGTAGCAGGTCCTTCAGAAGAATTTCAATTTACAGACGGGGGTTTGAGCACGCACAAGAA contains these protein-coding regions:
- a CDS encoding winged helix-turn-helix domain-containing protein, yielding MSKVTLSPAQVRALWLQSQGLHEAHPFGSGPKAVVKAIKHLGYVQIDTIHVIERSHHHILYSRIPDYKRSNLHQAQTKDKTVFEYWTHALAYIATDDFKYFIPDMKRRKENPSSWYKDVTAADVKKVLATVKKQGAISIRDVNDEELVEKDHPWASKKPSKRHLQCAFNGGDLVIAERIGMLKKYELTDRHFGWAKRPKAATQAEVFDYHIDRALQSQGVVSLESIAYMQKAAFKKEVSKRIEARVRKGLLLPLEITGSEKVQFWIDPAHLDSEIPEANDLTHILSPFDPLVIQRKRFNMFFGYDHRFEAYLPKEKRKYGYFTLPVIIGDQAVAVLDLKTDRQNQELLIQQWSWLGKHKSKTNKALIEGELNRFEKFQLAK
- a CDS encoding YjgN family protein is translated as METASSTTSSSQSGRFSLEFTGKGSELALIMLKNLFLTIITLGIYRPWAKTNFRRYLWENVQFMGDRAAYVGTGEELFYGWLKLFAIIAALFGVSNIVKVVAPFLSVPLSIAGMFLWAFVFAIATYSGLRYRLSRTTWRQVRFGVDKDKEQTKAFLRLYAKGVLFSILTLGFYYSYFQNQKRAFLVNRMRFGTVHFSYDGTDKDYFVLNAKGLLLSIITLGFYGPWYMASVMRFKMEHTQFQGARMEFTMSGKDIFFCTLIAYLGAIFSFGLAVPWIFAWGLGKIVENIHVVGDVDFAQVHSMKSDGSALADDIVAEYDLDLGF
- a CDS encoding M48 family metallopeptidase is translated as MRSYRAKYFDGETPSSVEVLVKINEAVLEISKDGRLLDTWPLKLLHRDPVHISVIVILCQGEPDARLEILEKDFLEEPQLKVKFKKEQPLQFKKSQVALWLSALVVAVGVVFLAVKPVTKMIARNISHAREKQMLGAITQLRPPTMCQLSVSQGIAFEKMLSKVYPLQEGDKDLGIEFHIIKNAQVNAFALPGAQIWILSGLLEKAQSPEEIVGVLAHEIEHVKQRHILESIVRSTLLTSLMAISVGDASAVLVVDPQTASQIFTLSFDREMEASADKGALSRLRQSKVSTQGIIDLFKRLDETGPASKIPEFISTHPAGKARIEMFEPYSIAADNKPILTSEEWKDLKRACH